From Calothrix sp. PCC 6303, a single genomic window includes:
- the miaB gene encoding tRNA (N6-isopentenyl adenosine(37)-C2)-methylthiotransferase MiaB encodes MTTQPRRYHITTFGCQMNKADSERMAGILEEMGFEWSEDPHEANLVLFNTCSIRDNAEHKVYSYLGRLARRKHDEPDLTLVMAGCVAQQEGESLLRRVPELDLVMGPQHANRLKDLLQQVFDGNQVVATEAVYIMEDITKPRRDSSVTSWVNVIYGCNERCTYCVVPGVRGVEQSRTPEAIRAEMEELGRQGYKEVTLLGQNIDAYGRDLPGTTPEGRNLHTLTDLLYFVHDVPGIERIRFATSHPRYFTERLIKACAELPKVCEHFHIPFQSGDNEVLKRMSRGYTHEKYRRIIDKIREYMPDASISADAIVGFPGETEAQFENTLKLVADIGFDLVNTAAYSPRPNTPAALWDEQLSEEIKQDRLQQLNHLINVTASERSHRYLGRVEEILVEEQNQKYANQVMGRTRGNRLTFFDGDINELRGKVVKVKITEIRAFSLTGEAVEVREVVSV; translated from the coding sequence ATGACCACCCAACCCCGCCGCTACCACATTACTACCTTCGGTTGCCAGATGAATAAAGCCGACTCGGAACGTATGGCTGGAATTTTAGAGGAAATGGGTTTCGAGTGGTCTGAAGATCCTCATGAGGCAAATTTAGTTCTGTTCAACACCTGTAGCATCCGCGATAATGCTGAACACAAAGTATATTCTTACCTGGGAAGATTAGCACGACGCAAGCATGACGAGCCAGATTTAACTTTGGTGATGGCTGGTTGTGTGGCACAGCAGGAAGGTGAATCTTTACTGCGACGGGTTCCGGAATTGGATTTGGTGATGGGACCTCAACATGCCAATCGGTTGAAAGATTTACTCCAACAGGTTTTTGATGGTAATCAAGTTGTAGCAACTGAAGCGGTGTATATCATGGAGGATATTACCAAACCTCGCCGCGATAGTAGTGTGACATCTTGGGTAAATGTAATCTACGGTTGCAATGAACGCTGTACTTATTGCGTTGTCCCTGGGGTACGTGGTGTAGAACAGTCGCGGACACCGGAAGCAATTCGGGCTGAAATGGAGGAATTGGGAAGGCAAGGTTACAAGGAAGTAACTTTGTTAGGGCAAAATATTGATGCCTATGGACGGGATTTACCTGGCACAACTCCTGAAGGTCGTAATTTGCATACTTTGACGGATTTGCTGTATTTTGTGCATGATGTGCCGGGAATTGAAAGGATACGCTTTGCGACATCTCATCCCCGTTATTTTACTGAACGCTTAATTAAAGCCTGTGCAGAATTGCCTAAGGTTTGTGAGCATTTCCATATCCCTTTCCAATCTGGTGATAATGAAGTGTTGAAACGGATGTCACGAGGTTATACACACGAAAAATACCGCCGGATTATTGATAAAATCCGGGAATATATGCCAGATGCCTCAATTAGTGCAGATGCAATTGTGGGTTTCCCTGGGGAAACAGAGGCTCAATTTGAAAATACACTGAAATTAGTTGCAGATATTGGCTTTGACTTGGTAAATACTGCCGCATATTCTCCACGTCCAAATACACCCGCAGCTTTGTGGGATGAGCAGTTGAGCGAAGAAATTAAACAAGATCGCTTGCAGCAACTTAACCATTTAATCAATGTTACAGCATCAGAGCGATCGCATCGCTACTTGGGACGGGTTGAAGAGATTTTGGTGGAAGAACAAAACCAAAAATATGCGAATCAGGTGATGGGAAGAACAAGAGGTAATCGCTTGACTTTCTTTGATGGCGATATTAACGAGTTGCGAGGTAAGGTAGTAAAGGTAAAAATTACCGAAATCCGCGCTTTTAGCTTAACTGGGGAAGCTGTAGAGGTGCGAGAAGTTGTTTCGGTGTAG
- a CDS encoding TldD/PmbA family protein produces the protein MTTKIADIQNLLADLISRYGSLVDYLIIRLEESEGTDIVLRGDKLETLSEGVSIGGQIRACYKGGWGLSSFNQLATITDRIEEAIAAARMVGDEETILAPVAPVQAICHLPLTGRNPRQISIIEKKQLCDRYNDLLKDIDSRITTTSVRYADSSQRVIIATSEGSMIEQSWVDMEMRFAATARNGETVQTGRETTGSRKAFEDLTDLDNQVKSAAQRAISALSLPSIKGDIYTVVIDPILTGLFVHEAFGHLSEADMAYENPDFLEVMTLGRKFGHEELQIFDGASPEGHRGSYFYDDEGVPATNTQLIQNGILVGRLHSRETAGKLGEAATGNARCLNYHYAPIVRMTNTWIERGKTPVKDLFSDIKQGVYARNWLGGMTNGEMFTFSAGEAWMIRNGEIAEAVKDVTLSGNVFQTLADIEGIGDDFYWDESGGCGKGGQNGLPVGCGGPSLRIRDVVVGGE, from the coding sequence ATGACTACTAAAATAGCTGATATCCAAAACTTACTAGCTGATTTAATCTCCCGTTATGGTTCCCTTGTCGATTATCTCATAATTCGTTTGGAAGAATCTGAAGGGACAGATATTGTACTACGTGGTGATAAACTAGAAACCCTCAGTGAAGGTGTTTCCATTGGGGGACAAATTAGAGCATGTTATAAAGGTGGCTGGGGATTAAGTAGTTTCAACCAATTAGCAACAATTACAGATCGGATTGAAGAAGCGATCGCAGCTGCGAGAATGGTAGGTGATGAGGAAACCATACTAGCACCTGTAGCTCCTGTCCAAGCGATATGTCATCTACCACTAACTGGCAGAAATCCCCGACAGATTTCCATTATCGAGAAAAAACAATTATGCGATCGCTATAATGATTTACTCAAGGATATAGATTCTCGAATCACTACCACCTCTGTACGCTATGCTGATAGTTCACAACGGGTAATAATTGCCACCAGTGAAGGTTCCATGATTGAACAATCCTGGGTAGACATGGAAATGCGGTTTGCCGCAACTGCCAGAAACGGGGAAACGGTGCAAACTGGCAGAGAAACAACTGGTTCTCGCAAAGCATTTGAAGATTTAACAGATTTAGATAATCAAGTAAAAAGTGCTGCACAACGGGCAATTTCTGCTTTATCTTTACCATCCATTAAAGGTGACATTTATACCGTAGTTATAGACCCTATACTGACAGGTTTATTCGTCCATGAAGCCTTTGGACACCTTTCAGAAGCCGATATGGCATACGAAAACCCTGATTTTCTAGAGGTTATGACCTTGGGAAGGAAATTTGGTCACGAAGAATTGCAGATATTTGATGGAGCATCTCCAGAAGGACATCGTGGTAGTTATTTTTACGATGATGAGGGCGTACCTGCAACAAATACGCAGTTGATTCAAAACGGTATTTTGGTGGGAAGACTTCATTCCCGCGAAACTGCTGGAAAATTAGGTGAAGCAGCAACAGGCAACGCTAGATGTCTAAATTATCACTATGCACCCATTGTGAGGATGACAAATACCTGGATTGAAAGGGGGAAAACTCCAGTGAAAGACTTATTTAGTGATATTAAACAGGGAGTATATGCCCGTAACTGGTTGGGGGGAATGACAAACGGTGAAATGTTTACATTTAGCGCTGGAGAAGCTTGGATGATTCGCAACGGCGAAATTGCTGAAGCAGTTAAGGATGTCACCCTTTCAGGCAATGTCTTTCAAACTTTAGCTGACATTGAGGGTATAGGTGATGATTTTTACTGGGATGAATCGGGAGGATGTGGAAAAGGAGGGCAAAATGGTTTGCCTGTGGGTTGTGGTGGTCCTAGTTTAAGGATACGTGATGTGGTAGTTGGGGGAGAATAA
- a CDS encoding glycosyltransferase family 4 protein, with amino-acid sequence MRILVLTWEFPPRIVGGIARHVGELYPELVKLGHEVFLITTEFGQAPKYEEVEGVKVHRVAVAPGNDFFHWVVNMNQSMGQHGGKVILEEGGFDLIHAHDWLVGDCAIALKHNFKIPLVATIHATEHGRHNGIHSEIQNYIQGKEELLAFNAWRIIVCSDYMRREVEYALHSPGDKIDVVYNGIRAEKKQHHQNFHSQDFRRCFAEDREKIVYYVGRMTYEKGVSVLLNAAPQVLWEMGGNVKFIFIGGGNTDNLKQLAWDLGIWHNCYFTGFISDEYLDKFQTVADCAVFPSLYEPFGIVALESFASRVPVVVSDTGGFPEVVRHSKTGIITYTNNPDSLAWGILEVLKNPGYTQWLIDNAYEDLARRFNWTKLAHQTEQVYQRVIEERQKVEWV; translated from the coding sequence ATGAGAATATTGGTGTTGACTTGGGAATTTCCGCCGCGTATCGTGGGTGGAATTGCGCGTCATGTGGGTGAACTTTATCCAGAATTGGTGAAACTGGGACATGAAGTTTTTTTAATTACCACCGAATTTGGGCAAGCACCGAAATATGAAGAAGTGGAAGGGGTGAAGGTACATCGGGTTGCAGTTGCACCGGGGAATGATTTTTTCCATTGGGTTGTGAACATGAATCAAAGCATGGGACAACATGGTGGTAAAGTGATTTTAGAAGAAGGTGGTTTTGATTTAATTCATGCCCATGATTGGCTTGTTGGTGATTGCGCGATCGCACTCAAGCACAACTTCAAGATTCCCCTAGTTGCCACAATTCACGCGACTGAGCATGGACGGCATAATGGGATTCATTCCGAAATTCAAAACTATATTCAGGGTAAAGAAGAGCTATTAGCATTTAATGCTTGGCGAATTATCGTCTGTAGTGACTATATGCGGCGGGAAGTTGAGTATGCATTACATAGCCCCGGTGATAAAATTGATGTGGTTTATAATGGCATCCGTGCCGAAAAAAAACAACATCACCAAAATTTTCACTCTCAAGATTTCCGTCGTTGCTTTGCTGAAGATCGGGAAAAAATAGTTTACTATGTCGGACGGATGACCTATGAAAAAGGTGTATCGGTACTTTTAAATGCAGCACCTCAAGTTCTCTGGGAAATGGGTGGAAATGTCAAATTTATATTTATTGGTGGTGGTAACACCGATAACCTCAAGCAGCTAGCTTGGGATTTGGGAATTTGGCACAACTGTTATTTTACAGGCTTCATTTCCGATGAGTACTTAGACAAATTTCAAACAGTCGCCGATTGTGCAGTTTTTCCCAGTTTGTATGAACCCTTTGGAATTGTAGCATTAGAAAGTTTTGCTTCCCGCGTCCCGGTTGTCGTATCTGATACTGGTGGTTTTCCAGAAGTTGTACGTCACAGCAAAACTGGTATTATCACTTATACAAATAACCCCGATTCCTTAGCTTGGGGAATTTTGGAAGTATTGAAAAATCCCGGTTATACCCAATGGTTGATTGATAATGCCTATGAAGATTTAGCACGACGTTTCAATTGGACAAAACTTGCTCACCAAACCGAACAAGTTTATCAGCGTGTGATAGAAGAACGGCAAAAAGTAGAATGGGTGTAA
- a CDS encoding phenylacetate--CoA ligase family protein: protein MMTDSEAKRQHDLTAFSNFLNNSVDTHLQQHYDTEPTAAVIELFHDVAATVPAYHAFLTENGINSSNIQTFDDFQTLPPLTKENYLQRHSLPSLCRSGRVETSDAIAVSSGSTGKPTFWCRSFSDELEITTRFEQIFHDSFFADTKSTLAVICFTLGTWVGGMFTTTCCRYLASKGYPLTVITPGNNKAEILRVIGELGTMFQQVVLLGYPPFVKDVIDTGITTGVEWQQYNIKLVTAGEVFSEEWRNLVSQRIGSQNPCYDFASLYGTADAGVLGNETPLSICIRRFLSENPEAARSLFGESRLPTLLQYDPISRFFEVEEGKLLFSGNNGIPLIRYNILDSGGIITYDAMLEFLVQWGFNPISHPELSTSKRGIRPLPFVYVFGRSNFTVSYFGANIYPENISVGLEQPGIREWVTGKFVLQVLENEDKNRFLSVTVELISGVEESQEKIQLLTTSIVTQLKRLNSEFANYVPPEYQTPQVTLKAHGDTEYFPIGVKHRYTRK, encoded by the coding sequence ATGATGACCGATTCCGAAGCAAAACGCCAACATGATCTTACTGCATTTAGCAACTTCTTAAATAATTCCGTTGATACTCATCTGCAACAACACTATGATACCGAACCCACAGCAGCGGTAATCGAATTATTCCACGATGTTGCGGCAACAGTACCCGCATACCATGCTTTTTTGACGGAAAACGGCATCAATTCCAGCAATATCCAAACCTTCGACGATTTTCAGACCCTACCACCCCTAACCAAAGAAAACTACCTTCAACGTCATTCCCTTCCTAGTTTATGTCGCAGTGGTAGGGTTGAAACAAGTGATGCGATCGCTGTCTCATCAGGATCCACTGGTAAACCGACTTTTTGGTGTCGCAGCTTCAGCGATGAACTAGAAATTACTACTCGTTTTGAGCAAATCTTCCACGACAGCTTTTTTGCCGATACCAAATCCACCTTAGCTGTCATTTGTTTTACCCTCGGTACCTGGGTGGGGGGAATGTTTACAACTACCTGCTGTCGCTACCTTGCTAGTAAAGGTTATCCCCTCACCGTCATTACTCCTGGTAATAATAAAGCTGAAATTTTACGTGTAATTGGCGAACTTGGCACCATGTTCCAGCAAGTCGTATTATTAGGCTATCCACCATTCGTCAAAGATGTTATTGATACAGGCATTACAACAGGCGTGGAATGGCAGCAATACAACATTAAACTGGTGACAGCGGGCGAAGTATTTAGCGAAGAATGGCGAAATTTAGTATCTCAAAGAATCGGTTCTCAAAATCCCTGTTACGACTTTGCATCACTCTATGGAACCGCAGATGCGGGAGTCTTGGGAAACGAAACACCCTTAAGTATCTGTATTCGTCGCTTTCTCTCGGAAAATCCCGAAGCTGCACGCAGTTTATTTGGAGAATCACGATTACCAACCTTGCTTCAGTATGACCCCATCAGTCGCTTTTTTGAAGTTGAGGAGGGCAAGTTACTATTTTCTGGTAATAATGGTATCCCCCTAATTCGGTATAATATTTTGGATAGTGGTGGGATAATTACTTACGATGCCATGCTGGAATTTTTGGTACAGTGGGGCTTTAATCCCATCTCCCACCCAGAATTATCTACATCTAAGAGGGGTATTCGTCCCTTACCCTTTGTCTATGTTTTCGGGCGCTCAAATTTCACCGTTTCCTATTTTGGTGCCAATATTTACCCTGAGAATATTTCAGTGGGTTTAGAACAACCTGGAATTCGGGAATGGGTGACAGGAAAGTTTGTCTTACAAGTGCTTGAAAACGAAGACAAAAATCGATTTTTGTCAGTCACTGTGGAATTAATATCGGGAGTTGAAGAAAGTCAGGAAAAAATCCAACTACTTACAACTTCAATAGTGACACAACTCAAGCGCCTAAATAGTGAGTTTGCCAATTATGTTCCTCCCGAATATCAAACCCCGCAAGTTACATTAAAAGCACATGGTGACACAGAGTATTTTCCCATAGGTGTCAAACACAGATATACCAGGAAGTAG
- a CDS encoding Ycf66 family protein, with protein MLAYVLALSVGLGSIAVYMTAFFFPEIHRKNDFIWSGVGLFYALVIWIFARRISGGLLLGHVASISLLYWFGWQTFSLRRQVTPAIQQTPVPSTEQLQSTITDQVNKLSLPDKLTGLKSSFSRVFGGVQDKIKDRTSASKPVKTPTTTPVIVDTPTKILDELSDMVAEPPAEVVETKSEETVVENPVTDVVNVPPIVVIDNTTADVPSSAVVEESPENGDSSHS; from the coding sequence ATGCTTGCATATGTTTTAGCTTTGTCAGTAGGTCTTGGTAGCATAGCTGTTTATATGACGGCTTTCTTTTTTCCCGAAATTCACCGCAAAAATGATTTTATCTGGAGTGGTGTCGGTTTATTCTACGCTCTAGTGATCTGGATCTTTGCGCGGCGTATTAGTGGAGGTCTTTTACTCGGTCATGTGGCGAGTATTTCCCTACTATACTGGTTCGGCTGGCAGACTTTTAGTTTACGCCGCCAAGTGACACCAGCGATACAACAAACTCCTGTACCCAGTACTGAACAATTACAAAGTACTATTACTGACCAGGTGAACAAGTTATCGCTTCCCGATAAATTAACGGGTTTAAAATCTAGCTTTAGTCGAGTTTTTGGTGGTGTTCAAGATAAAATCAAGGATCGTACCAGTGCCTCTAAACCTGTGAAGACACCCACAACTACACCTGTTATTGTGGATACACCCACTAAGATTCTTGATGAATTGAGTGATATGGTAGCTGAACCACCTGCGGAAGTAGTGGAGACTAAGAGTGAAGAGACGGTTGTGGAAAATCCTGTGACAGATGTTGTAAATGTTCCACCAATCGTCGTCATCGACAACACTACGGCAGATGTTCCGTCATCAGCAGTGGTGGAAGAATCCCCCGAAAATGGTGATTCTAGTCATTCTTAG
- the gndA gene encoding NADP-dependent phosphogluconate dehydrogenase encodes MTLQSFGVIGLAVMGENIALNVERNGFPIAVYNRSREKTDAFMANRAGGRNVKAAYDLKEFVALLERPRRILVMVQAGKPVDAVIEQLKPLLDEGDIIIDGGNSWFEDTDRRTKELEPTGLRYIGMGVSGGEEGALNGPSLMPGGTESSYEFLSPILTKIAAQVDDGPCVTYIGPGGSGHYVKMVHNGIEYGDMQLIAEAYDLLKNVAGLDHTQLHQVFTEWNTTDELNSFLIEITANIFPYIDPDTKKPLVELIVDAAGQKGTGRWTIQTALELGVAVPTMIAAVNARILSSIRDERIAASKQLTGPSAKFSGDTKAFINKVRDALYCSKICSYAQGMALLGTASNTYNWNLTLGELARIWKGGCIIRAGFLNKIKHAYDENASLANLLLAPEFKQTILDRQTAWREVIMTAAQLGIPVPAFSASLDYFDSYRRDRLPQNLTQAQRDYFGAHTYLRTDKAGTFHTEWVPITEAKK; translated from the coding sequence ATGACATTGCAAAGCTTTGGTGTGATTGGTTTAGCCGTAATGGGGGAAAATATTGCCCTCAACGTAGAGCGAAATGGCTTCCCAATCGCCGTTTACAACCGTTCAAGAGAAAAAACTGATGCCTTCATGGCAAATCGTGCTGGGGGTCGTAACGTCAAAGCGGCTTATGATCTGAAGGAGTTTGTCGCTTTGTTAGAACGTCCTCGCCGAATTTTGGTGATGGTACAAGCTGGTAAACCAGTTGATGCGGTGATTGAGCAACTCAAGCCGTTGTTGGATGAAGGCGATATTATTATCGATGGTGGTAACTCTTGGTTTGAAGATACCGACCGTCGGACTAAGGAACTTGAACCAACTGGTTTACGTTACATCGGCATGGGCGTTAGTGGTGGTGAAGAAGGTGCGCTGAATGGTCCCTCCTTGATGCCTGGTGGCACAGAAAGCTCCTATGAGTTCTTGTCCCCTATTTTGACTAAAATCGCGGCTCAGGTCGATGATGGTCCTTGTGTGACTTACATTGGTCCCGGTGGTTCGGGTCACTATGTGAAAATGGTTCACAACGGGATTGAGTATGGTGATATGCAGCTCATTGCAGAAGCATATGACCTATTGAAAAACGTGGCTGGACTGGATCATACCCAGTTACACCAAGTGTTTACTGAGTGGAACACCACCGACGAACTCAATTCATTTTTGATTGAGATTACTGCTAACATTTTCCCCTACATCGACCCTGATACCAAGAAACCCTTGGTTGAGTTGATTGTGGATGCAGCAGGACAAAAGGGAACTGGACGCTGGACAATTCAAACCGCTTTAGAATTGGGTGTTGCTGTCCCCACAATGATCGCGGCTGTAAATGCCCGTATTTTATCTTCAATCCGTGATGAACGGATTGCCGCATCGAAGCAGTTAACTGGTCCTTCTGCTAAATTTAGTGGTGACACTAAGGCATTTATCAACAAAGTTCGGGATGCTCTTTACTGCTCGAAGATTTGTTCTTACGCTCAAGGGATGGCGTTATTAGGTACAGCTTCTAATACCTATAACTGGAATTTGACCTTGGGTGAATTGGCTCGAATTTGGAAAGGTGGTTGTATTATTCGGGCTGGTTTCTTGAATAAAATTAAACACGCATACGATGAAAATGCGTCTTTGGCAAACCTCTTGTTAGCGCCAGAATTTAAGCAAACAATCCTAGATCGTCAAACTGCTTGGCGTGAAGTGATCATGACTGCGGCACAATTGGGTATTCCCGTTCCCGCTTTCAGTGCTTCCTTAGACTATTTCGATAGCTATCGACGCGATCGCTTACCCCAAAATCTCACCCAAGCACAACGCGACTACTTTGGAGCGCATACCTATTTGCGTACTGACAAAGCTGGTACTTTCCATACTGAATGGGTACCTATTACTGAAGCGAAGAAATAA
- a CDS encoding DUF3574 domain-containing protein, whose translation MQKILYSLMITSLVVIAPGNINTLTRGQSPEISTSQETEQFLTKNELYFGLSKPTGAKISEFEWQQFLNTVITPGFQEGLTVIDANGQYLNNVGKLTKEKTKLVILIHEKNPSKNKMIQEVIANYKQKFQQESVLQVTSDVKVSFNK comes from the coding sequence ATGCAGAAAATTTTATATAGTCTAATGATCACAAGTTTAGTTGTTATAGCTCCTGGGAATATAAATACCCTAACACGCGGTCAATCTCCTGAAATATCTACATCTCAGGAAACTGAACAGTTTCTAACTAAGAATGAATTATATTTCGGCTTATCAAAACCAACAGGTGCAAAAATTTCTGAATTTGAATGGCAGCAATTTCTAAATACCGTCATTACACCTGGTTTCCAAGAAGGACTAACCGTTATTGATGCCAACGGACAGTATCTAAATAATGTAGGTAAACTCACTAAAGAAAAAACTAAGTTAGTGATTTTGATTCACGAGAAGAATCCAAGCAAAAACAAAATGATTCAAGAAGTTATAGCCAATTACAAGCAAAAATTCCAGCAAGAATCAGTTTTACAAGTGACAAGCGATGTTAAAGTATCCTTCAATAAATAG
- a CDS encoding serine/threonine-protein kinase, with protein MSYCLNPLCPKPQNTNDGKFCLTCGSKLLLKDRYRGIKPIGQGGFGRTFLAIDEDKPSKPYCVIKQFYPQAQGTSTIQKAVELFNQEAMRLDELGEHPQIPDLLAYFTQDDRQYLIQEFIEGQNLAQELGNNGVFNEGQIRQILNELLSILQFCHTKQVIHRDIKPENIIWRRNNFASNNTLVLVDFGASKVATNTALNRTGTSIGSPEYVAPEQIRGKVLFASDIFSLGVTCLHLLTGKSPFDLHDANTDTWIWRQYLQSQNSVSAELEKVLNHMTESIPAKRYQQADDVIRDLNKLTQISVKPSNHSQAVKPVQISPNQPTNQPLNLVEQELEEMKTAFLTGGNKNTPNPPSQSPTALPANKSKIDEELEEMRSKFLGN; from the coding sequence ATGAGCTACTGCCTGAATCCCCTTTGTCCCAAACCTCAAAATACCAATGACGGTAAATTTTGCTTAACCTGCGGCTCTAAACTACTTCTCAAAGATAGATATCGTGGAATCAAACCCATTGGGCAAGGTGGTTTTGGGCGAACTTTCTTGGCAATAGATGAAGATAAGCCTTCTAAACCCTATTGTGTAATTAAACAATTTTACCCCCAAGCACAGGGAACCAGCACCATCCAAAAAGCTGTGGAATTGTTCAACCAAGAAGCGATGCGCTTGGATGAATTGGGTGAACATCCCCAAATCCCTGATTTATTAGCATATTTTACCCAAGATGACCGCCAATATCTAATTCAGGAGTTTATTGAAGGGCAGAATCTAGCGCAGGAACTAGGAAATAATGGCGTATTTAATGAAGGACAAATCCGCCAAATATTAAATGAATTATTATCAATATTGCAATTTTGTCATACCAAACAGGTAATTCATCGAGATATTAAGCCAGAAAATATCATTTGGCGGAGAAACAATTTTGCCAGTAATAATACTTTAGTTTTAGTTGATTTTGGTGCTTCTAAAGTTGCCACCAATACAGCTTTAAATCGCACGGGAACGAGTATTGGCAGTCCAGAGTATGTTGCACCTGAACAAATTCGCGGTAAAGTTTTATTCGCTAGTGATATTTTTAGTTTGGGTGTAACTTGTTTGCATTTACTCACAGGAAAATCGCCCTTTGATTTGCATGATGCAAATACTGATACTTGGATTTGGCGACAATATTTACAAAGTCAAAATTCTGTCAGTGCAGAATTGGAAAAAGTTCTTAACCACATGACAGAAAGTATTCCGGCAAAACGTTATCAGCAAGCCGATGATGTGATTCGGGATTTAAATAAACTCACACAAATTAGTGTTAAGCCAAGTAATCATAGTCAAGCAGTCAAACCTGTTCAAATATCACCAAATCAACCAACTAATCAACCACTCAATTTAGTTGAGCAGGAATTGGAAGAGATGAAAACGGCATTTTTAACTGGTGGAAATAAGAATACTCCTAATCCTCCATCCCAGTCACCAACTGCCTTACCTGCCAACAAAAGCAAAATTGATGAGGAATTGGAAGAGATGCGAAGCAAGTTTTTGGGGAATTGA
- a CDS encoding DNA polymerase beta superfamily protein, with the protein MQRVEVEKRSILIGLAGSHGYGLNRPDSDYDYRGIFIAPKKYYLGFDNVEQKDSGWEDEPGILPFLDGNKDTVIYELRKVVQLLSGANPNVLELLWLDNYPLLTPVGQKLIEHRQLFLSKKVKHTYSGYAFAQIKKMESHRKWLLHPPQAKPLPADYGIGEDEALSKEELNAFLEYLYLIIRGKIEFLEESEQLYKLLTADVDYKGVLKQYTLADDILGYTQKLTNSRKDFIRLLQKSQAYQNALREWKAYQSWLTNRNPARAEMEKKSGFDLKHGMHCIRLLRSGVEILRRGEVVVNRYQAGDAEDLKLILRGELSYEQVMEMSHNLMAEMEKVYEESALTHRPNLVEINELCMELVEMQGW; encoded by the coding sequence ATGCAACGCGTCGAAGTCGAAAAAAGAAGCATTTTGATTGGTTTAGCGGGTAGTCATGGTTATGGGTTAAATCGTCCAGATTCGGATTACGACTATCGGGGAATTTTTATTGCTCCCAAAAAATATTACTTGGGTTTCGATAATGTTGAGCAGAAAGATAGTGGATGGGAAGATGAACCGGGAATATTGCCGTTTTTGGACGGGAACAAAGATACTGTAATTTACGAACTACGTAAGGTGGTACAGTTGCTTTCCGGTGCGAATCCTAATGTTTTGGAACTATTGTGGTTAGATAATTACCCCTTGTTGACTCCTGTTGGACAGAAATTAATTGAGCATAGACAATTATTTTTGAGCAAAAAAGTAAAACATACCTACTCCGGCTATGCTTTTGCCCAAATTAAAAAAATGGAAAGTCACCGGAAATGGTTATTACATCCACCACAAGCAAAACCATTACCTGCTGATTATGGGATTGGGGAAGATGAAGCACTTAGCAAAGAAGAATTAAATGCCTTTTTGGAATATCTATATTTAATTATTCGTGGCAAAATTGAGTTTCTGGAAGAGTCAGAACAGCTATATAAGTTGTTAACGGCTGATGTTGACTATAAAGGTGTACTAAAGCAATATACTTTAGCTGATGATATCTTAGGCTATACTCAAAAACTCACCAATAGCAGGAAAGACTTTATTCGGCTACTACAAAAAAGCCAAGCTTATCAAAATGCCCTACGTGAATGGAAAGCTTACCAATCTTGGCTAACTAACAGAAATCCAGCTAGGGCAGAAATGGAGAAAAAATCAGGTTTTGACCTCAAGCATGGGATGCATTGCATTCGTTTGTTGCGGAGTGGTGTGGAAATATTGCGAAGGGGAGAAGTCGTTGTTAATAGATATCAAGCAGGTGATGCGGAAGATTTAAAATTAATCCTTCGGGGTGAACTTTCCTATGAACAAGTGATGGAAATGTCACATAATTTAATGGCAGAAATGGAGAAAGTTTATGAGGAATCAGCCCTTACCCATCGACCAAATTTAGTAGAAATCAACGAATTATGTATGGAATTAGTGGAAATGCAAGGGTGGTAA
- the rplU gene encoding 50S ribosomal protein L21, giving the protein MTYAIIETGGKQIRVEPGRFYDIELLHHEPEESITIDAVLLVQHDGETTIGQPLVAGATIQGTVMRHFRDRKVLVYKMQPKKKTRKKRGHRQEVTRLMINSISMNGSVIAEATEVPVETPNVAAE; this is encoded by the coding sequence ATGACTTACGCAATTATTGAAACTGGTGGTAAACAGATACGTGTTGAGCCAGGTCGTTTTTACGACATTGAACTACTTCATCACGAACCTGAAGAAAGTATTACTATAGATGCGGTGTTACTGGTGCAGCACGATGGTGAGACCACAATTGGTCAACCTTTGGTTGCAGGAGCAACGATCCAAGGAACCGTAATGCGACATTTCCGCGATCGCAAAGTCTTAGTATATAAGATGCAACCGAAGAAGAAAACCCGTAAAAAACGTGGTCATCGTCAAGAAGTAACCCGGTTGATGATTAACTCTATCAGCATGAATGGTTCGGTGATTGCTGAAGCAACCGAGGTACCTGTAGAAACTCCTAATGTTGCTGCTGAGTAA